In Octopus sinensis unplaced genomic scaffold, ASM634580v1 Contig00417, whole genome shotgun sequence, the sequence CAAAAACTCCTCGACTGCTGAatatgggaagcaaacttctgaatcTTTGAAAAGCAGGCAATTCTAAATAAATACACATCACTTCTTACTTTAACACCAAATTTCTAATTTgaattatttctaatttgaatTAGTTTTGTTTCACATTAACTAGTGTACGTGAAAATCGATTTTTATAACATGTATAAATTCAGATAGCTCGTGAATTAATTAGTTTTCACGTAGAATGGAAGCTTTGTGGACAAAGTATAAAACTACGGAATCAAAAAGCCTGCTTAAAAAATATTTGACTCAAGATCTCTACGACTCCCTTAAGGGACTTAAGACTTCTTATGGAGGAGAACTTTCAAATTGTATCACTCCAGGTTAGAATTAGCTTTTAATTTGTAAGGCCTAACTAATACCGATTCTCAGATAGGTATGTATGCTTGCGATCCAGAGGCCTATACGTTATTTGGACcacttattaatttaattataaaagattatcacaaagtaCGTGTACTTTTCAATTGCTTAGATAAGTAATTCAATAACACCCTCAACCCAATTTTGGTATTTGGACAACCTGCCATTTGGAGATTTGGATCCcgataataaatatatcatttcaaCACGTGTCAGAGTTGGAAGATCTCTTGAAGGCAGACCATTCCCGCCTCTTTTGTCAAAGCAGGTACATTTTACCTTGAAATATGTATTCGTAGGATAGACTTGATATGGAGAACGTTGTTAAGAAGGTTTTTAGTCAATTTACTGGCGACCATGCAGGGACATACTATGCTTTGTCCAATATGAGTAAAGAAGTCGAAAAGCAATTAGTCGAGGATCACTTTTCTTTCAAGACGACAATAGGTTGTGTTTATACAATTTTTTTGATTTCTACGGACTGCCTGTGGATATAACCATTGGCCTGCCGGACGTGGAATCTATCATAATGATTCCAAGACATTTCTGATCTGGGTCAATGAGGAAGATCATTTGAGAATAATTTCTATGCAGAAGGGAGGGAATCTTTCAGAAGTTTACAGGAGACTGATAGAGGCttgcttatttatataatttttgaagGGAGTAAATAAATTTGGTGCCTGTGGGATGAATTTTGCGCATAACGAAAATTTGGGTTATTTAACATATTGTCCAACTAATTTGGGAACAACAATTCGTGCTTCTGTTCATATCAGAATCCCTTGGCTCAGTTCGCAGcctaattttaaagaaatttgtgagAAATTAATGGTCCAGCCTCGTGGTATTCATGGAGAGCATACCGAAAGTGTTGGCGGAGTTTACGATATATCGAATAAGCGAAGACTCGGCATTTCTGAAATTGACGTTGTAGCAGAAATGGCTAACGGGGTTAAGAAAATCATTGAAATGGAATCTTCAAAGAAAATCAACATTTAGATGATTAATCtaatttaataatggtttctaaataTTAAAGTTTTGATTCACCTTCAAATCAttcatttttaaagttttctctAGGTTAGAATTCATATAttggatgtttaaaaatatttgtaagcGAATTTTTTCTACTAAAAATTATATGAACGAATTAAATAATATCAAGGTTAAAAATCCTAGAAATTATTTCCTGTTTTTGGCCTTGAACATATTTCAAAGTTAATACCTTTTTTATCGCggatttctttttcattatcttgttttaaataattttacgTAGTACAAATTATCATTAAATAAAGAACAAAGTTAGATGCTAGCTAGGGTAATTGATTTAAAAGTTAGTCAAGAGCCTAAGGTTCAGCTCAACCAAGCCAAACTGTGTATTGAATGGCAGTTTCTGCGGAACACAGCGACCGACGTTTGCTGAAAGACTCAGCTTGTCTCCGCTCGTTTATTTTCGAGGAGATTCTCCTACCGACGTAAGTGAGGTGTTTCTTCAGGTTTCGAAGGCAAGCAGAGGAAAATCAAAATAATCCGGAATACACAGGTATTTCGTCCTCTTTGAAACCTCGGCCTGAGCGCTGGCGGAGCCTGGGTGGCTGCAGGTTTGAATAGCATATGTGGCGTTTAAAACTAGGGGCTTGCCTTTCCTGAAAGGAGAAGTCGTCATCCAGTCGGAACACTTGCCGTCGGTCTGGAAAAGGCCGACTGGCTctagaaaaaaaggaaaccagCTGCTTCTAGTTTATTTTTCAGTCAGCAGCATTGTGTTAGTGGTATAGAGGATTACTctagtggaatttgaaattatttcaaaattctaATGCGGGGGTGTCAAAGATACGGCCCCCGGGCCAGAGCTGGCCCGCggtaaaagtttaaaagtgtatttaaaatctaaaattattatttaaggtaaTCTCCAATTTTAGTCATGCTATAAATCTCGACGTATAAgcaatagattttaattatttttttattttttattaatttaagttaattttaatgaatttgtcTATTGGATTGTctggattttatattttttaaagaataaaaattaagccGAAAAAACATATTTGTAAACTATTAGGAGCAGAAATTCTTGGAATATCTTCTCTTTATCAACTACCGAGGTCCGCCACGTGAATTCGTCAAAATAAGATTCAAATAACGCTCGCGATGTTCCTAAAATAAATTTACGAGTTTCACCAAATTGCCTTTTTAGCTTTCTTTTCCCTCGCATCCATGTGTTCTCAATATTTTGAGTATGGATGGAGCGGTCCAAAGGGTGAACAAAATGTTCGGAGTGATTTATCACAGAATGTGAATAAATCCCTCCTCCAATGTGTACAATCCCACTATAGGCTGCCCAACCATTAGTAATGATATGGGTGCCGGGAAGCACGCGTCGAACGATAACTTCAATGACTTCCTAAAATTAGTTTAAGGATGACTTACTGGAAAGCAGCTGTTCGTTCTTATACTTCGAGAAGTTTTGCATAGAATGCATAACCAAATTGCGATGGtgattttataaaaacatgtattatGAAAGCTACTGAAATCATATGTCCTATTAATCGGCCTGATTTCGCAAGCATTAGCCTTACAAGAAATACTGTGGCAAATAGATTTCAGATCTTTCCACTGATTTGCACAATCAACTCAAGACGAAAATTAGTTCATTCATTACCTTTTCCATTGCTATTGACGAGAGCACTGACATTATGGATGTGGTTCAGTTAGCTATATTCATTCGTGATGTGGACGAGAATTTGACGGTCACAGAGGAGTTCTTGATTTGATACCTATGCTGGACACTACTACGGGATATTACAGAACATTTGAACACGCTTAACAAAAATTTGCAAGGACGAAATAAAGTTGTTACACAATATTTCGAATGCATACAAGCTTTCACCGTGAAGCTAATGTTATGGGAGACACAATTGATAGTGGGAAACACTGAgcatttttcttgtttaaaaaGTGTAATTTTCACCACATCGAATGTTGATATGAGTCGttataaagtgaaaataacaGAATTACTTCAACAGTTTGAGACGCGTTTTTAAATTTTTCGtgaatttgaaaaagaatttaCTGTTTTTCGATCATTATTCAGTGCAAATATTACACATCTTTCAGCTAACTTACAATTGGAAATTATTGATTTGAAATGCGACTCAGATCTGAAGAATAAATTTACCATGGTGGGCTTAGACACCTTTTATAAATATCTCTTGCCGAAGTATCCCAACTTAACAGCCTTAGCAGCGAAAATCTTGTCAATGTTTGGAAGTACATATCTATGTGAACAACTTTTCTCTTTaatgaacataaacaaaacaaaatttcgaTCAAGGCTTACCCACATTCATCTAAGTGAGATTCTAAAATTGACGGTAACTCTAGATTTCACTCCAGATATTGTCCCTATTATGAAGATAAAAAGATGTCAAGTTTCTGGaacatgtattttaattataaaaattaccaaatgtgttgttaaatgattttaaattaaaattataaattaaaaatcatagTATGAATTGTGTTAAATCAGAAATAAATAGTCTGGCCCGCGGAgcctaaaatttttttaatcgggCCCGCGGAAGAAATGAGTTTGACACCCCTGTTCTAATGGGTCTTAAACTGGCTAAATACACACGATTCATCAAATTTCTTTAGATCAATAATCagaactaaataaaaataaatttattcaacaaaaaacagaattttaatattattcagTAAAATGTTGCTTAATAACCAAACtacgaaaaaatgctatgagtgATCTTGaaggttaataaataaaaataaactacgtACATATAGAATTGCTTTTGAAATTTCGTATCACTATATCTACAGACCTGTTGTAAAAAGGatgtcatcatttaaagtcttggtaaataataattctactaaaatatttttctcccaGATATATATCTACtcagaaaaaatttaaattttaaaaaaatcaattaaataaaagtaaaagataaatttatttacaatttgtAAAAAAATACTGTGGTGACAAAAATGATTCAGGACAACAGTGATCTTGTAAATATTATGTGACATGGTTTGCGTGATACCTATGGGCCGCGTgatacctgacgtgaccttgaagcttaacttaatgtcaatattgtaattaatattaaacttcaaagaataataacttttttttaaaaaaaaataacttgttattattttttttaagtctggacattggcacaatcgaaatttcgctcatcgaattttttaatctattaaatttaaatgtttaaactaCCTCAACGCGATTGTTTGATAAAATACTGATAATTTCGCAGATGGATAATATGGAGATTCAAACTTATCCAGTCGCAACGAAGGATTTGTTCCAAATCTTTTTTAACTCGAAcctaaacattaatttttatgcATACTTTATCACCAACACTAAATTCATACTTACTATTGTGAACATTCATTTTTCTGTTCATCGCTTTGTAATAATTAGAATTAGGATCAATGGGGTTGATTTCGAACTGAAATCTTTTCGGACCTGTAAACGAATAATTACAATCCATCTACATATAGAAATTCAATTACATGAATTTTCAATTGGACTCGGACAATTGTTTGCATCATCGACTTGATCAGGACTCAACAAATCATTACTTGAATTATCTaaggaataattttataattacaaaaccataaaatattgtatttattccacTTATTCCCCGGTATCTTTCAAAAGGTCTCATTAGAAGATGAGTGGACAGAATGTTATAACTGTACactgcattttctaatttttccagccactttttattatcattgtcgatcatttttgccatttttcttgtagTCCCATCAATGTCATAATTGCACATTTCAAGGTCACACGTCAGGTATCACGCGGCCCATAAGTATCGCGGATGGTACTTCTCTAAAAAGAAGGACAACcatcttaactaaatttgaaaagtctcgcaggctcgcttgaagcttgcttaccaccaaaaagttgaagatccaatcccctgtggcttgaaagtaatcctccatggtcggtgaaactgtcgaaaaagctataagtggttataaatccaactcaattgtcactgggacgtacctgcagaggtagaaaagaaaaaaaaaaaaatttacttgaggggtctctttttttttttctgggaagaagtcgatagggtagtcctattgtttcattatacaaactccccccctaacctttaacccttctctgttTCCAATAAAACTTCCTATCCTTCCTATCCTATCCTAGGTATCGCGCAGaccatgtcacatattatatcAGAAATAGAggatttatttaatgttttttatagaaATTTAATACTATAGAATTTTAACCTTCAATTAAAATCCATTATATTTTGAAGGAACAGCTAAAAACCTAATGAAGAAGAACTAAAAAATGTTTCTCTTTTGTGACGAATCTCTCAATAAACGTTTATAGCTAATTTATCATTAAAGAATGGAAGGCTGTTTTTCTTTAAAAGAacatcaaaattctttattttgcaATGAGTTACAAGGTaaacaagaaatataatttttaagacAAATACAACTTACTGAATACTAAATTTAACGAAATAAGCAAAGAAAAGAACTTTTAATATTAAACGAAGATATAGAAATTCAACAATACAATAGATTAAAAAGATTGAAGAAGACCTGAGAATTAAATGTttgattttaaaaacataaaaaaagatgaaaagaaatgaaagaaatacagcAAGCTGCATTTGAAGATAAAAAAGCTGCACAATCTGAGTCTGCCTTAACTAAGGCCTCGGTGAactataattttacttaatttattcaatataataGTATGAGTCGAAATAAGAGATCTGGAAGAAATCTTAAGAGGGCAGAATCAGTTTTTTGATCAACAGTTTATCAGAGAAGAATTCAGCAACTCAAAGAAGATTATGAAGAAAAATCAAAGACCTAAATGAACTAATAAAGATCTTGGAAATAAAATGCAGGCGTAAAAAATCTAGTCGATGAcagttgaaaattttatttttgagttTTATTTGTTGGTATTTGcattataaaaatcaatattcgAGTGCTTTTAAGCTTTCATCAtccaaagaaaattatttttaattaaaatatattttttcaactttAACTCTGAACAATCGTTTCATTTTAAGTAGGGGTAATAAGAATAAAATCAGTTAATAGATTTTATTGAATTGCGAGAAAGGAATATCAAATCTTTTAGCTCatgggccaaatcgataattaagaatATCTttgcgggccgcacaaaaaatattttatgttataataaaagaAGGCTTTATTAAGTAATAAAATCAATGCGAGACTTGAATCTGTTTGCGTCTAAAATAGTGTACGAAAAACTTGGATTCAGTGAGTAGCTGGTAATGAAGATCGTCAGATATGCTCTCAATTCTCCGAGAAACTGTATTAATGCTAAGCTGTAAGTTTCGAccaattttttaatttctgaagAGCAACATTCTTCTGTAAATATATGTCACAAATATATCACAATTCGGAATAATTGAAAATATACTTTCGGCCCTGTTCACGGAAACTTGGCTGATAACATCAAACTATCTGTTTTCTAAACCTCTCAGCGAGTTTATTTGAGCTTTTTAGAGTATTCACGGCAACTaatctaaagtttccagatgtccGTTGTCTCACTCCAAGATAAAGGTTTGCAAAAAGACAAataaagtttttatatatattagaaaaaagtgtaaatataaaataaatagtaataagtGGACTACTAGAGGACTGTCCCTAcatgggggacattactccccaagtggaCTACTTAGAGGACACACTTACAGGGGGACATTACTCACCAAGTGGCTACTTAGAGGACACAACTTACAGGGGGACATTACTCACCAAGTGGACTACTTAGAGGACAcaacttacaggggggacattactcacCAAGTGGACTACTAGAGGACAaacttacaggggggacattactcacCAAGTGGACTACTTAGAGGACAcaacttacaggggggacattactccccaagtggaCTACTAGAGGACACAAATTacagggggacattactccccaagtggactacttagaggacacaacttacaggggggacattactcacCATGGACTACTTAGAGACAcaacttacaggggggacattactccccaagtggactacttagaggacacaacttacaggggggacattactccccaagtggactactagaggacacaacttacaggggggacattactccccaagtggactactagaggacacaacttacaggggggacattactccccaagtggactacttagaggacacaacttacaggggggacattactccccaagtggaCTACTAGAGGACACAACTacagggggacattactccccaagtggactactagagcacaacttacaggggggacattactccaaGTGGACTACTTAGAGGACACAACTTACAGGGGGACATTACTCACCAATGGACTACTTAGAGGACACAACTTacagggggacattactccccaagtggaCTACTAGGGACACAACTTACAGGGGGACATTACTCACCAAGTGGACTACTTAGAGGACAcaacttacaggggggacattactcacCAAGTGGACTACTTAGAGGACAcaacttacaggggggacattactcacCAAGTGGACTACTTAGAGGACAcaacttacaggggggacattactccccaagtggactacttagaggacacaacttacaggggggacattactccccaagtggactacttagaggacacaacttacaggggggacattactcacCAAGTGGACTACTTAGAGGACACAACTTacagggggacattactccccaagtgactactagaggacacaacttacaggggggacattactccccaagtggaCTACTAGAGGACACAACTTACAGTGGGAacattactccccaagtggactactagaggacacaacttacaggggggacattacccCCAAGTGGACTACTAAGGACACAACTTACAGTGGGAacattactccccaagtggaCTACTTAGAGTACTCTCCTTacagggggacattactccccaagtggactactagaggacacaacttacaggggggacatACTCCCAAGTGGACTACTAGAGGACACAACTTACAGGGGGACATTCTCCCCAAGTGGACTACTAGAGGACACAACTTACAGGGGGACCTTACTCCCCAAGTGGACTACTTAGAGGACAcaacttacaggggggacattactccccaagtggactactagaggacacaacttcaggggggacattactcacCAAGTGGACTACTAGAGGACAcaacttacaggggggacattactccccagtGGACTACTAGAGGACACAACTTacagggggacattactccccaagtggaCTACAGAGACAcacttacaggggggacattactccccaagtggaCTACTTAGAGTACTCTCCTTACAGGGGGGAGATTACTCCCCAAGTGGACTACTAGAGGACAcaacttacaggggggacattactccccaagtggactactagaggacacaacttacaggggggacattactccccaagtggactactagaggacacaacttacaggggggacattactccccaagtggactactagaggacacaacttacaggggggacattactccccaagtcGACTACTAGAGGACcaacttacaggggggacattactcacCAATGGACTACTAGAGGACAcaacttacaggggggacattactccccaagtggactactagaggacacaacttacagggggacattactccccaagtggactactagaggacacaacttacaggggggacattactccccaagtggaCTACTTAGAGTACTCCTCCTTACAGGGGGGAGATTACTCCCCAAGTGGACTACTAGAGGACAcaacttacaggggggacattactccccaagtggactactagaggacacaacttacagggggacattactccccaagtggactacttgaggacacaacttacaggggggacattactccccaagtggactactagaggacacaacttacaggggggacattactccccaagtggactactagaggacacaacttacaggggggacattactccccaagtggactacttagaggacacaacttacaggggggacattactccccaagtggactactagaggacacaacttacaggggggacattactcacCAAGTGGACTACTAGAGGACAcaacttacaggggggacattactccccaagtggactactagaggacacaacttacaggggggacattactccccaagtggactactagaggacacaacttacaggggggacattactccccaagtggaCTACTTAGAGTACTCTCCTTACAGGGGGGAGATTACTCCCCAAGTGGACTACTAGAGGACAcaacttacaggggggacattactccccaagtggactactagaggacacaacttacaggggggacattactccccaagtggactaacttagaggacacaacttacaggggggacattactccccaagtggactacttagaggacacaacttacagggggacattactccccaagtggactacttagagacacaacttacaggggggagattactccccaagtggactactagaggacacaacttacagggggacattactccccaagtggactactagaggacacaacttacaggggggacattactccccaagtggactactagaggacacaacttacaggggggacattactccccaagtggactactagaggacacaacttacaggggggacattactccccaagtggactactagaggacacaacttacaggggggacattactccccaagtggaCTACTTAGAGTACTCTCCCTTACAGaagggacattactccccaagtggaCTATTACTTAGAGTACTCtccttacaggggggacattactccccaagtggaCTACTTAGAGTACTCTCCTTACAGGGGGCATTACTCACCAAGTGGACTACTAGAGGACCAACTTAACAGGGGGGACATACTCCCCAAGTGGACTACTAGAGGACACAACTTacagggggacattactccccaatgGACTACTAAGGACAcaacttacaggggggacattactccccaagtggactactagaggacacaacttacaggggggacatactaccccaagtggactactagaggacacaacttacagggggacattactccccaagtggactactagaggacacaacttacaggggggacattactcccaagTGGACTACTTAGAGGACACAACTTACAGGAAGAacattactccccaagtggactacttagaggacacaacttacaggggggacatttcCCCAAGTGGACTACTTTAGAGACACAACTTacagggggacattactccccaagtggaCTACTAGAGGACACAACTTACAGGAAGACATTACTCCCAATGGACTACTTAGAGGACACAACCTTACAGGGGGACATTCCTCCCCAAGTGGACTA encodes:
- the LOC115226903 gene encoding LOW QUALITY PROTEIN: arginine kinase-like (The sequence of the model RefSeq protein was modified relative to this genomic sequence to represent the inferred CDS: deleted 1 base in 1 codon; substituted 1 base at 1 genomic stop codon), with the protein product MFTVLHNCCEKIKASYPEIDLMIATVQAAINKNNTRKRIFKDRNIAIPPRVHLTRWGSWLKAATYYSENLIGVQNIFESFADDGYLVRTAKESLRNHVLVSSLCDLIRSYSNIPGFRISNSITPSTQFWYLDNLPFGDLDPDNKYIISTRVRVGRSLEGRPFPPLLSKQDRLDMENVVKKVFSQFTGDHAGTYYALSNMSKEVEKQLVEDHFSFKTTIGVFIQFFXFLRTACGYNHWPAGRGIYHNDSKTFLIWVNEEDHLRIISMQKGGNLSEVYRRLIEACLFI